The following are encoded together in the Tripterygium wilfordii isolate XIE 37 chromosome 3, ASM1340144v1, whole genome shotgun sequence genome:
- the LOC119994023 gene encoding protein POLYCHOME-like — protein sequence MAEPRDRIIRPQDIAVEFARRRSSILGIFQDEPVSESSTSRSPLGTIRGELRGGLVRDGLRTQRAGNGPQTGILGTPRTGTGRARYVHRTPVTAGRENVPPMGSARRGRGRVTSSVLPSWYPRTPLRDITAVVRAIERRRARSGEVEGQEIESLGPQGQRFLISSPSLSGAQLEHDISTESPSAQRGKKSCPSSVGKLPKILRDITNESASGSESLTPQKKLLNSIDSVEKVVMEELQRLKRTPSAKRAEREKRVRTLMSMR from the exons ATGGCTGAACCAAGAGATAGAATCATTAGGCCACAGGACATTGCGGTAGAGTTTGCCCGCCGGCGTTCAAGTATTTTAGGGATATTTCAAGACGAGCCTGTATCAGAATCAAGTACATCTAGATCTCCTTTGGGTACCATCCGCGGAGAGCTTCGTGGGGGGCTTGTAAGGGACGGTTTAAGGACTCAAAGAGCCGGAAATGGGCCTCAGACGGGTATTTTAGGAACTCCAAGAACCGGAACTGGTCGCGCACGATATGTTCACAGAACACCAGTAACAGCTGGAAGAGAGAATGTGCCGCCTATGGGAAGTGCTCGACGAGGAAGGGGTCGTGTTACGAGTAGTGTGTTGCCTTCGTGGTACCCTAGAACCCCTCTTCGTGACATCACTGCTGTTGTGAGG GCAATTGAAAGAAGAAGAGCTCGTTCTGGAGAAGTTGAAGGCCAGGAAATTGAGAGCCTAGGACCTCAGGGCCAAAGGTTTCTCATTTCTTCTCCATCCCTGTCAGGTGCTCAACTTGAGCATGATATCTCCACAGAGTCTCCAAGTGCACAACGTGGAAAGAAATCTTGTCCTTCTTCTGTTGGTAAATTACCAAAGATTCTTCGGGACATCACAAATGAATCTGCCAGTGGATCAGAATCTCTCACGCCACAGAAAAAGCTTCTGAACTCAATTGACTCAGTTGAGAAGGTGGTGATGGAGGAGTTGCAGAGGCTGAAAAGGACTCCCAGTGCTAAAAGGGCAGAAAGAGAAAAGCGAGTCCGCACATTGATGTCAATGCGTTAA
- the LOC119994009 gene encoding 3,9-dihydroxypterocarpan 6A-monooxygenase-like, whose product MTTFLIVSIWFIVAFLVHFFIKKYLKSHKRVDEPPSPLALPIIGHLHLIGSVLPKSFQTLAQVYGPLMKIRLGASTCVVVSNAAVAKEIFKTQELNFSSRPEFGSSEHFIYRGSRFVTAQYGDYWRFMKKLCMTRLLAVPQLDKFIDVREEEKIKLVESVMRCCKEGRPCDLSSELTTLTNNTICRMAMSTRCSGKCDEAQEIKELVHTCLMLAGKLSLGDVLGPLKVFDFSGTGKKLVGALTKYDQLVERIMKEHEDKASNFSQGEKKDLMDILLETSRDPTAELKLSRKDIKSFLLDLFFAGTDTSSSAMQWAMGELINNIKAFKKLREEINTVVGSKGLVKESDVQNLPYLRAVIRETLRLHPSAPLIIRECAEDCNVNGCLVKAKTRVLVNVYAVMRDPESYTNPDEFMPERFLESSNEKIGEHQMEFKGQNFRYLPFGSGRRGCPGASLGMLIMHAAVGSLVQCFDWKVKEGEEVDLSPGSGFAAEMARPLVCYPIEHVNSP is encoded by the exons ATGACAACGTTCCTCATCGTCTCCATATGGTTCATCGTTGCTTTTTTAGTCCACTTCTTCATCAAAAAGTACCTTAAATCCCACAAAAGGGTTGATGAGCCGCCAAGCCCACTAGCCCTTCCCATCATAGGCCATCTCCATCTAATAGGCTCGGTCCTGCCCAAGTCCTTTCAAACTCTGGCCCAAGTTTATGGCCCACTCATGAAGATCCGTCTCGGTGCATCAACGTGTGTTGTCGTCTCCAATGCTGCAGTGGCGAAAGAAATCTTCAAGACCCAAGAACTCAATTTCTCCTCCAGGCCTGAATTTGGGTCCTCTGAGCATTTTATCTACAGAGGATCGAGATTTGTGACGGCGCAGTATGGTGACTACTGGCGTTTTATGAAGAAACTGTGCATGACTAGGCTCCTCGCGGTGCCACAGCTCGACAAGTTCATCGATGTTCGAGAGGAAGAAAAGATCAAGCTTGTAGAGTCGGTGATGAGGTGTTGTAAGGAAGGTAGACCGTGTGATTTGAGTAGTGAATTGACGACTTTGACGAACAATACAATTTGCAGAATGGCAATGAGCACAAGGTGTTCGGGGAAATGCGATGAGGCACAGGAGATTAAGGAATTGGTCCACACATGTTTGATGCTCGCAGGGAAACTGAGTCTGGGAGATGTGTTGGGTCCTCTCAAGGTTTTTGATTTCTCTGGTACTGGGAAGAAGCTTGTGGGGGCTCTGACAAAATATGATCAGCTTGTGGAGAGAATCATGAAAGAACATGAAGACAAGGCTAGTAATTTTTCTCAAGGAGAGAAGAAAGATTTGATGGACATATTGCTTGAGACTTCTCGAGACCCAACTGCAGAATTGAAACTATCCAGAAAGGACATCAAATCTTTCTTGCTC GATCTATTCTTTGCTGGGACGGATACATCATCATCAGCAATGCAATGGGCCATGGGAGAGCTCATCAACAATATAAAAGCATTCAAAAAGCTTAGAGAAGAGATCAACACTgttgtgggttccaaagggctAGTCAAAGAATCAGACGTCCAAAACCTTCCTTACCTCCGAGCAGTCATAAGAGAAACCTTAAGACTCCACCCATCAGCACCGTTGATCATAAGAGAATGTGCTGAAGATTGCAATGTCAATGGCTGCCTTGTCAAGGCCAAGACTCGGGTGTTGGTCAATGTTTATGCAGTAATGAGAGACCCAGAGTCCTACACTAACCCAGATGAGTTCATGCCAGAGCGGTTCTTGGAGAGCTCAAATGAGAAAATTGGAGAGCATCAGATGGAATTCAAGGGTCAGAATTTTCGGTATCTGCCGTTTGGGAGTGGACGGAGAGGATGCCCCGGTGCATCACTAGGCATGCTGATCATGCATGCAGCAGTTGGATCCTTGGTGCAATGCTTTGATTGGAAAGTCAAGGAAGGAGAGGAGGTTGATTTAAGCCCAGGATCAGGATTTGCTGCAGAAATGGCTCGACCGCTTGTGTGCTACCCAATCGAGCATGTCAATTCTCCATGA
- the LOC119995662 gene encoding 3,9-dihydroxypterocarpan 6A-monooxygenase-like, translating into MDPLVDISCYCVLFFISVILSFVAIGPMINSNKLRLPPSPPALPIIGHTHLLSSRLPEALKTLAHRYGPLMQIRMVNTTYVVVSDATTAEEILKTHDIVFASKFGQGITQHNIYEGLSFVNSTYGKYWRFMKKLCMTKLFAGSQLDQFIHIREQETSKLLNSLEKKSKDGEPCDLSVELETLTQNMICRMAIGRRCLENPDQAMEIRRLIKDIVETAAKFYFIEVYGPLKKFDIFGNGMKLKLAMWRYDELAEKIMKEYEKEEDDEMKSSGTEGKDVMDILLETYKDPDAEVRLTRDHIKYFFMEIFMAAVDTTTAATQWAMAKLFNHPQVFKRLRDEIDSVVGSKRLVRESDIPNLPYLQAVIKETLRLHPPGPLLRRQCFEDMKINGYDIKAGTKIFVNVYAIMRDPSIWIDPDKFVPERFLDNSTKVMDLKGHNYSFLPFGSGRRACLGSSHASFVMHVTVGALVQCFDWKVEGGDKVDIETVKIYSGAIARSLVCYPTAHLSLSDV; encoded by the exons ATGGATCCTCTAGTTGATATTTCATGCTATTGTGTCCTCTTCTTCATCTCCGTGATCCTCTCTTTCGTAGCGATAGGTCCCATGATCAACTCCAACAAGCTGAGGCTTCCACCAAGCCCTCCTGCTTTACCAATCATTGGCCACACTCATCTATTAAGCTCTAGATTACCAGAAGCCCTTAAAACCCTAGCTCACAGATACGGTCCTCTTATGCAAATACGAATGGTTAACACAACCTATGTTGTCGTATCTGATGCTACCACAGCTGAGGAAATCTTGAAAACCCATGACATTGTCTTTGCTTCTAAGTTTGGTCAAGGTATCACACAGCACAACATATATGAAGGACTGAGTTTTGTCAATAGCACTTATGGAAAATACTGGCGGTTCATGAAGAAGCTTTGCATGACAAAGCTATTCGCAGGGTCGCAGCTCGATCAATTCATTCATATTCGAGAACAAGAAACGTCGAAGCTACTAAACTCGCTAGAAAAGAAATCCAAAGATGGAGAACCATGTGACTTGAGTGTGGAGCTAGAGACTCTTACACAAAACATGATTTGTAGGATGGCAATAGGGAGGCGATGCTTGGAGAATCCTGATCAAGCTATGGAGATTCGGAGATTGATCAAAGACATTGTGGAAACCGCAGCTAAGTTTTATTTCATTGAAGTGTACGGTCCTCTTAagaaatttgacatttttggtAATGGTATGAAGCTTAAATTGGCGATGTGGCGGTATGATGAGCTAGCGGAGAAGATCATGAAGGAGTacgagaaagaagaagatgatgagatgaAGTCTAGCGGGACGGAAGGGAAAGATGTGATGGATATATTGTTGGAAACTTACAAGGACCCAGATGCTGAAGTGAGGTTAACTAGGGATCATATCAAATATTTCTTCATG GAAATATTCATGGCGGCTGTGGATACTACAACAGCAGCCACACAATGGGCTATGGCAAAGCTATTCAATCATCCTCAAGTATTCAAAAGACTCAGAGACGAAATCGACTCAGTCGTGGGTTCAAAAAGGCTTGTGAGAGAATCAGACATTCCAAACCTCCCATATCTCCAAGCAGTCATTAAGGAAACCTTAAGACTGCATCCTCCTGGACCTTTACTCCGGAGACAATGCTTCGAGGACATGAAGATTAATGGCTATGACATTAAGGCCGGAACCAAGATTTTCGTCAATGTGTATGCCATAATGCGTGATCCAAGCATCTGGATTGATCCTGACAAGTTTGTGCCTGAAAGGTTCTTGGATAACTCTACCAAGGTTATGGATTTGAAGGGTCATAATTATAGTTTCCTTCCGTTTGGGAGCGGAAGGAGAGCGTGTTTAGGTTCATCACATGCTTCATTTGTGATGCACGTAACTGTAGGTGCTTTGGTTCAATGCTTTGATTGGAAAGTTGAAGGAGGAGACAAGGTGGATATTGAGACAGTGAAAATATACTCGGGAGCAATAGCTCGCTCTCTTGTCTGTTATCCTACCGCTCATTTAAGTTTGTCTGATGTTTGA
- the LOC119994039 gene encoding cytochrome P450 93A2-like has product MDPLVDVSCYCFLFFISVIVSFVVIGPIIKLINDSNKLRLPPSPPALPIIGHTHLLSSRLPEALKTLAYRYGPIMRIQMVNTTYVVVSAAITAEEILKTHDIVFSSKFCPGTTQHNIYGGLSFINSTYGKYWRFVKKLCMTKLFAGSQLKQFIHIREQETLKLLKSLEKKSKDGEPCDLSVELETLTQNIICRMAIGRRCLENPDQAMEIRRLVKDIVERAAKFYFIEVYGPLKKFDIFGNGMKLRLATWRYDELAEKIMKEYEKEEDDKMKSSRTEEKDVMDILLETYKDPDAEVKLTRGHIKCFFMDMFLAAVDTTTSATQWTVAELFNHPQVFKRLRDEIDSVVGSKRLVEESDIPSLPYLQAVIKETLRLHPPGPLLRRQCFEDMKVNGYDIKAGTKIFINVYAIMRDPSMWIEPDKFVPERFLDNSTKVMDLKGHNYSFLPFGSGRRACLGSSHASFVMHVTVGALVQCLDWKFEGGGKVDIETVKIYSGAIAHSLICYPTARLSLSDV; this is encoded by the exons ATGGATCCTCTAGTTGATGTTTCATGCTATTGTTTCCTCTTCTTTATCTCCGTGATCGTTTCTTTCGTAGTGATAGGCCCCATTATCAAATTGATAAATGACTCCAACAAGCTGAGGCTTCCACCAAGCCCTCCTGCTTTACCAATCATTGGTCACACTCATCTATTGAGCTCTAGATTACCTGAAGCCCTTAAAACACTAGCTTACCGATATGGTCCTATTATGCGAATACAAATGGTTAACACAACCTATGTTGTTGTTTCCGCTGCTATCACAGCTGAGGAAATCTTGAAAACCCATGACATTGTTTTTTCTTCTAAGTTTTGTCCAGGTACCACACAGCACAACATATATGGAGGACTAAGTTTTATCAATAGCACTTACGGAAAATACTGGCGGTTCGTGAAGAAACTTTGCATGACAAAGCTATTTGCAGGATCGCAGCTCAAACAATTTATTCATATTCGAGAACAAGAAACATTGAAGTTACTAAAATCACTAGAAAAGAAATCCAAAGATGGAGAACCGTGTGACTTGAGTGTGGAGCTAGAGACTCTTACACAAAACATCATTTGTAGGATGGCAATAGGGAGGCGATGCTTGGAGAATCCTGATCAAGCTATGGAGATTCGGAGATTGGTCAAAGACATTGTGGAAAGGGCAGCTAAGTTTTATTTCATTGAAGTGTACGGTCCTCTTAagaaatttgacatttttggtAATGGTATGAAGCTCAGATTGGCAACGTGGCGGTATGATGAGCTAGCAGAGAAGATCATGAAGGAGtacgaaaaagaagaagatgataagATGAAATCTAGCAGGACTGAAGAGAAAGATGTGATGGATATATTGTTGGAGACTTATAAGGACCCAGATGCTGAAGTGAAGTTAACTAGGGGTCAtatcaaatgtttcttcatg GACATGTTCTTGGCGGCTGTTGATACTACAACATCGGCCACACAATGGACTGTGGCAGAGCTATTCAATCATCCTCAAGTATTCAAGAGACTCAGAGACGAAATCGACTCAGTTGTGGGTTCTAAAAGGCTTGTGGAAGAATCAGACATTCCAAGCCTTCCATATCTCCAAGCAGTCATCAAGGAAACCTTAAGGCTGCATCCTCCTGGACCTTTACTCCGGAGACAATGCTTCGAGGACATGAAGGTTAATGGCTATGATATTAAGGCTGGAACCAAGATTTTCATCAATGTGTATGCCATAATGCGTGATCCAAGCATGTGGATTGAGCCTGACAAGTTTGTGCCTGAAAGGTTCTTGGATAACTCTACCAAGGTTATGGATTTGAAGGGTCATAATTATAGTTTCCTTCCGTTTGGGAGCGGGAGGAGAGCATGTTTAGGTTCATCACATGCTTCATTTGTGATGCATGTAACTGTAGGTGCTTTGGTTCAATGCCTTGATTGGAAATTTGAAGGAGGAGGCAAGGTGGATATTGAGACAGTGAAAATATACTCAGGGGCAATAGCTCACTCTCTTATCTGTTATCCTACCGCCCGTTTAAGTTTGTCTGATGTTTGA
- the LOC119994054 gene encoding cytochrome P450 93A3-like, with the protein MADFEGYIVLFLVWLVSMIVVRAILNKIRTSNHLPPSPMALPIIGHLHLLGSLPHQALHKLSLRYGPLMHILLGSVPCLVVSSPEMAKEFLKTHENSFSDRPKTAAVDYLTYGSVDFSFAPYGPYWKFMKKICMSELLGGRTLELLLPVRREEIRRFLLFILKKANAGETVDVAAQLMRLTNNVVSRMLMSERCSDNEDEADGVRKLVQDVVELTGKFNLSDYIWFCKNLDLQGFGKRLKQVRDRFDLMVVRIIEEHILARKMRKSGGGEVRDLLDILLDISEDESSEMKLTRENIKAFILDIFAAGTDTNANTTEWALAELINHPSIMEKAREEIDSVVGKTRLVEESDIPNLPYIQAIVKETLRLHTSPFITRESTESCTINGYKIPARTQLFVNLWAVGRDPNHWENPLEFRPERFVGGNQLDVRGQHFHLLPFGSGRRGCPGISLALQMVHTTLAAMLQCFEWKIDGPVDMEEGPGITLPKAHPLVCVPVARLNPFPSL; encoded by the exons ATGGCAGATTTCGAAGGCTACATCGTACTTTTCCTGGTTTGGTTAGTCTCAATGATTGTTGTCCGAGCAATTCTAAACAAAATTCGAACTTCCAATCATCTACCTCCTAGTCCAATGGCCTTACCAATCATTGGACACCTCCACCTCCTTGGATCCTTACCCCACCAAGCTCTTCACAAGCTCTCATTACGCTATGGACCCCTAATGCACATATTGCTGGGCTCGGTCCCTTGTCTTGTTGTTTCCTCTCCAGAAATGGCTAAAGAGTTCCTTAAAACCCACGAAAACTCCTTTTCGGATAGACCCAAAACAGCGGCCGTTGATTACCTTACATATGGCTCTGTTGATTTCTCCTTTGCTCCTTATGGACCTTACTGGAAGTTCATGAAGAAAATTTGCATGTCTGAACTTCTTGGTGGCCGAACACTAGAACTTCTACTCCCAGTCAGGCGTGAAGAGATAAGGCGGTTCTTGCTTTTCATCTTAAAGAAAGCAAATGCTGGGGAGACCGTTGACGTTGCTGCACAACTTATGAGGCTAACGAATAATGTGGTGTCGAGAATGTTGATGAGCGAGAGGTGTTCAGATAATGAAGATGAAGCTGATGGAGTGAGGAAGTTGGTACAAGATGTAGTTGAACTTACAGGAAAGTTTAATTTGTCAGATTATATCTGGTTTTGTAAGAACTTAGATTTGCAAGGGTTTGGGAAGAGACTGAAGCAGGTTCGTGACAGATTTGATTTGATGGTGGTGAGGATTATAGAAGAGCACATATTGGCTAGAAAGATGAGGAAGAGTGGAGGTGGTGAAGTTAGGGATCTGCTTGATATTTTACTTGATATATCAGAAGATGAGAGCTCAGAGATGAAGTTGACCAGAGAGAATATTAAGGCCTTCATCCTG GACATATTTGCAGCTGGAACAGACACAAATGCCAACACTACAGAATGGGCACTGGCAGAGCTAATCAATCACCCCAGCATAATGGAGAAAGCAAGGGAAGAGATTGATTCTGTAGTAGGAAAAACAAGACTAGTAGAAGAATCAGATATTCCTAATCTTCCCTACATCCAAGCTATAGTGAAGGAAACACTAAGGCTTCATACCTCTCCATTTATTACTAGAGAGTCCACTGAGAGCTGTACTATCAATGGTTATAAAATTCCGGCAAGGACTCAGCTGTTTGTGAACCTATGGGCTGTAGGAAGGGACCCAAACCACTGGGAAAACCCACTTGAATTTCGTCCGGAGAGGTTTGTTGGAGGGAACCAGTTAGATGTGAGGGGCCAGCATTTTCACCTGCTGCCCTTTGGAAGTGGAAGAAGAGGGTGCCCTGGAATCTCATTAGCACTGCAAATGGTGCACACAACTCTGGCTGCTATGCTTCAGTGTTTTGAGTGGAAGATTGATGGTCCTGTTGACATGGAAGAGGGACCTGGGATTACCCTCCCAAAGGCTCATCCCCTTGTTTGTGTGCCAGTGGCTAGGCTCAATCCATTTCCATCACTCTGA
- the LOC119994085 gene encoding protein ABHD18 isoform X2, with amino-acid sequence MVTVNLGILHYVLDHVYGAFMHRTKISPPFFSGGWGGKRLDMLERMIKQLFPEVEGQNWPPSLIQPIWRTVWETKTACLREGTFRTPCNEQLIGALPPESHHGRVAFLSPKCVPPQKMACVVHLAGTGDHTFERRLRLGGPLLKENIATMVLESPFYGQRRPVLQRGAKLLCVSDLLLLGRATIEETRGLLHWLESEAGFGKMGVCGLSMGGVHAAMVGSLHPTPIATLPFLSPHSAVVAFCEGILKHATAWEALREELAAKEAALTLEEVRERLRNVLSLTDVTRFPIPKNPNAVIFVAATDDGYIPKHSVLELQKAWPGSEVRWVTGGHVSSFLLHNGEFRKAIVDGLNRLEWKESPL; translated from the exons ATGGTCACAGTCAATCTGGGAATTCTCCATTACGTATTGGACCATGTTTATGGTGCATTCATGCACAGAACAAAGATAAGCCCACCTTTCTTCTCTGGAGGATGGGGTGGGAAAAGGCTTGACATGCTGGAGAGAATGATAAAGCAGCTGTTCCCTGAAGTTgagggccaaaattggcctccAAGTTTGATCCAACCCATTTGGAGGACAGTTTGGGAGACCAAAACTGCTTGCTTGAGAGAAGGTACTTTTAGAACTCCTTGTAATGAGCAACTTATTGGTGCATTGCCTCCAGAGAGCCACCATGGAAGAGTTGCATTTCTCTCACCTAAATGCGTGCCGCCACAGAAGATGGCCTGCGTGGTTCATCTTGCAG GCACTGGGGATCATACATTTGAACGGAGATTGCGCCTTGGTGGACCACTATTGAAGGAAAACATTGCAACCATGGTGCTAGAGAG CCCTTTTTATGGACAAAGACGTCCTGTGTTGCAGCGTGGTGCAAAACTCTTGTGTGTTAGCGACTTACTTTTATTAGGAAGAGCAACCATAGAAGAAACTCGTGGTCTTTTACATTGGCTGGAATCAGAGGCAGGTTTTGGCAAGATGGGTGTTTGTGGACTAAGCATGG GAGGAGTTCATGCTGCAATGGTTGGTTCTCTGCACCCCACACCTATTGCAACCCTTCCTTTTTTATCTCCACACTCCGCAGTTGTGGCATTCTGTGAGGGGATATTAAAGCATGCCACTGCATGGGAAGCACTGAGGGAGGAACTTGCAGCAAAGGAGGCTGCATTGACTCTCGAGGAGGTGAGAGAACGGCTGCGAAATGTTCTCTCTCTCACAGATGTGACACGATTTCCAATTCCCAAAAATCCTAATGCTGTTATATTTGTTGCTGCTACT GATGATGGATACATTCCAAAACACTCTGTGCTGGAACTGCAGAAGGCCTGGCCAGGTTCAGAAGTGAGATGGGTTACGGGGGGGCATGTTTCATCCTTTCTTCTCCACAACGGTGAGTTCCGTAAGGCTATCGTTGACGGACTAAACAGATTAGAATGGAAGGAGTCTCCATTGTGA
- the LOC119994085 gene encoding protein ABHD18 isoform X3: MVTVNLGILHYVLDHVYGAFMHRTKISPPFFSGGWGGKRLDMLERMIKQLFPEVEGQNWPPSLIQPIWRTVWETKTACLREGTFRTPCNEQLIGALPPESHHGRVAFLSPKCVPPQKMACVVHLAGTGDHTFERRLRLGGPLLKENIATMVLESPFYGQRRPVLQRGAKLLCVSDLLLLGRATIEETRGLLHWLESEAGFGKMGVCGLSMGGVHAAMVGSLHPTPIATLPFLSPHSAVVAFCEGILKHATAWEALREELAAKEAALTLEEVRERLRNVLSLTDVTRFPIPKNPNAVIFVAATDDGYIPKHSVLELQKAWPGSEVRWVTGGHVSSFLLHNES, from the exons ATGGTCACAGTCAATCTGGGAATTCTCCATTACGTATTGGACCATGTTTATGGTGCATTCATGCACAGAACAAAGATAAGCCCACCTTTCTTCTCTGGAGGATGGGGTGGGAAAAGGCTTGACATGCTGGAGAGAATGATAAAGCAGCTGTTCCCTGAAGTTgagggccaaaattggcctccAAGTTTGATCCAACCCATTTGGAGGACAGTTTGGGAGACCAAAACTGCTTGCTTGAGAGAAGGTACTTTTAGAACTCCTTGTAATGAGCAACTTATTGGTGCATTGCCTCCAGAGAGCCACCATGGAAGAGTTGCATTTCTCTCACCTAAATGCGTGCCGCCACAGAAGATGGCCTGCGTGGTTCATCTTGCAG GCACTGGGGATCATACATTTGAACGGAGATTGCGCCTTGGTGGACCACTATTGAAGGAAAACATTGCAACCATGGTGCTAGAGAG CCCTTTTTATGGACAAAGACGTCCTGTGTTGCAGCGTGGTGCAAAACTCTTGTGTGTTAGCGACTTACTTTTATTAGGAAGAGCAACCATAGAAGAAACTCGTGGTCTTTTACATTGGCTGGAATCAGAGGCAGGTTTTGGCAAGATGGGTGTTTGTGGACTAAGCATGG GAGGAGTTCATGCTGCAATGGTTGGTTCTCTGCACCCCACACCTATTGCAACCCTTCCTTTTTTATCTCCACACTCCGCAGTTGTGGCATTCTGTGAGGGGATATTAAAGCATGCCACTGCATGGGAAGCACTGAGGGAGGAACTTGCAGCAAAGGAGGCTGCATTGACTCTCGAGGAGGTGAGAGAACGGCTGCGAAATGTTCTCTCTCTCACAGATGTGACACGATTTCCAATTCCCAAAAATCCTAATGCTGTTATATTTGTTGCTGCTACT GATGATGGATACATTCCAAAACACTCTGTGCTGGAACTGCAGAAGGCCTGGCCAGGTTCAGAAGTGAGATGGGTTACGGGGGGGCATGTTTCATCCTTTCTTCTCCACAACG AAAGCTAG
- the LOC119994085 gene encoding protein ABHD18 isoform X1 has protein sequence MVTVNLGILHYVLDHVYGAFMHRTKISPPFFSGGWGGKRLDMLERMIKQLFPEVEGQNWPPSLIQPIWRTVWETKTACLREGTFRTPCNEQLIGALPPESHHGRVAFLSPKCVPPQKMACVVHLAGTGDHTFERRLRLGGPLLKENIATMVLESPFYGQRRPVLQRGAKLLCVSDLLLLGRATIEETRGLLHWLESEAGFGKMGVCGLSMGGVHAAMVGSLHPTPIATLPFLSPHSAVVAFCEGILKHATAWEALREELAAKEAALTLEEVRERLRNVLSLTDVTRFPIPKNPNAVIFVAATDDGYIPKHSVLELQKAWPGSEVRWVTGGHVSSFLLHNEAHSAWCQTLQQSVCFPRSEKVRIAEELLDLRSVFMSRGLQSSAGRCNRDETAP, from the exons ATGGTCACAGTCAATCTGGGAATTCTCCATTACGTATTGGACCATGTTTATGGTGCATTCATGCACAGAACAAAGATAAGCCCACCTTTCTTCTCTGGAGGATGGGGTGGGAAAAGGCTTGACATGCTGGAGAGAATGATAAAGCAGCTGTTCCCTGAAGTTgagggccaaaattggcctccAAGTTTGATCCAACCCATTTGGAGGACAGTTTGGGAGACCAAAACTGCTTGCTTGAGAGAAGGTACTTTTAGAACTCCTTGTAATGAGCAACTTATTGGTGCATTGCCTCCAGAGAGCCACCATGGAAGAGTTGCATTTCTCTCACCTAAATGCGTGCCGCCACAGAAGATGGCCTGCGTGGTTCATCTTGCAG GCACTGGGGATCATACATTTGAACGGAGATTGCGCCTTGGTGGACCACTATTGAAGGAAAACATTGCAACCATGGTGCTAGAGAG CCCTTTTTATGGACAAAGACGTCCTGTGTTGCAGCGTGGTGCAAAACTCTTGTGTGTTAGCGACTTACTTTTATTAGGAAGAGCAACCATAGAAGAAACTCGTGGTCTTTTACATTGGCTGGAATCAGAGGCAGGTTTTGGCAAGATGGGTGTTTGTGGACTAAGCATGG GAGGAGTTCATGCTGCAATGGTTGGTTCTCTGCACCCCACACCTATTGCAACCCTTCCTTTTTTATCTCCACACTCCGCAGTTGTGGCATTCTGTGAGGGGATATTAAAGCATGCCACTGCATGGGAAGCACTGAGGGAGGAACTTGCAGCAAAGGAGGCTGCATTGACTCTCGAGGAGGTGAGAGAACGGCTGCGAAATGTTCTCTCTCTCACAGATGTGACACGATTTCCAATTCCCAAAAATCCTAATGCTGTTATATTTGTTGCTGCTACT GATGATGGATACATTCCAAAACACTCTGTGCTGGAACTGCAGAAGGCCTGGCCAGGTTCAGAAGTGAGATGGGTTACGGGGGGGCATGTTTCATCCTTTCTTCTCCACAACG AGGCGCATTCGGCCTGGTGCCAGACCTTGCAGCAATCAGTGTGCTTTCCAAGAAGCGAGAAGGTAAGGATTGCCGAAGAGCTGCTTGATTTGAGGAGTGTTTTCATGTCACGAGGGTTGCAAAGTTCAGCAGGAAGGTGCAATAGAGACGAGACTGCGCCATAG